A stretch of DNA from Telopea speciosissima isolate NSW1024214 ecotype Mountain lineage chromosome 5, Tspe_v1, whole genome shotgun sequence:
aactcactttgcaAGGACCCTCCACAATATTTACAATATCTTTCACAGACACAGTATTCTTAGAGTGATCTTGAGCATTAAATTTCCTCTCAATTTTGCTTTTGATCTCTCTTGACTTAACAAGAACAACCTCAGGTCTCTCCGGCACTCCCTTAAGCACCTGAAAAAAGAAATAGTACACCTGAGCTAATTCCCACCCTTTTTCCCTCTGCAAGGTAATCGGATAGACGAAAGTCAACCTACTCGATCACCTATAaaataatgagttttttttttcacctgGAAAGCTTCACTTTCTACACTTATAATTACACCGAAGCTCATATTACTGAATCAAatttgataaaataaataaataaataaaataagcaaCCAAATAACTAATACATAAGATATCTATAAAAGAAATCTGATGAAAAATGTGGACTTACTCAAGCAGCACAAGATCATGTAACTTATAGTCCCCAATTTTCGTAACACCAGCAGATACTTGAGAACTTTCTACTACATTGTCTGCAAATACACGGATCTGATCACAAGAGACAGAAAGTTGCCACAATAAGAAACTACCACCCAAGTTCAGCATTTCTTTTTCAAAGGTACAGAGCCAGCACTTACATCTTCCCCCTTGCTGGTAGTATCTGAAACAATGTAAAGGACATTGCCTTCAACCTTAACAACCATACCAGTTGCACCTTCATGAGCACCAGAAATAACTTTCACATGATCCCCTGGTCCGAAATACTTGCaaatttctttcttgttctgAGAGCTAATTGATTTCATCATCGATACTGTTTTTATCTCAatagcaatcaataaaagaaaattattaattattgaAACTCCTAATCGACTCAATTTCAGATAAACCcaattaataaaacaaaaataatatccATCCTACTAAACCCAAAACTTAATTGGATGATAGGGGACGATACTCTTTTATCGATCAAGTGAAGTTTTGGTGATGGAGGTGGGGACGGGTTGTGGAAAGAAGAGGACATAGAATGGCATGAACCTAGTAGAGCTGTGAGAAGCACTGTTCGCTTGGAGCCAAAAGGGTGTTAAATCTGCGATTAGGTTACGAACTTTGAATGCAAGGCGCCTACGCCTCTCCATCGTAGGAGTAAACAGACTGGAAGAGGCAGGGGTTAACACGATTATAGATGACAAATCCTTCGATTCTGGCCGGAATCCAGAATCTCGTATTGATCAAACAGAGACagcgaaagagagagagagagagagggatagattcTGACCTTGTTTCGAAGAAAAAATCGGCTTTCAGAAAAATTAACGGTCGGTCGGTCGGTCAGTCGGTCGCCACTGCCTGAGTTGCAGAGTCGAGTCTCAGAGACAGACGGAGGAGGGAGAAGCAACAagggtttggggtttaaatTATAGCGTATAATAATAAGCATTTTCTTCTGGTGGGGGAGGGGAAGTAAAAACCGACTCAATCCAATCCCACAATCACAGGAAACTCAATCTAAATTAAACTCCTACAAACCAGGAACTAACTAAAAATAACAACTATTGAAATTTAGATCAAGCTTGATACTTCGTAAAGAAACTAAGACATAGGAAGATGAAGAATAGAGAAggcaaaaaaatagaaattgaaaaaaagggGGGTGATTAAGATTTGTCTTTTCTCATCATGAATTTAGATCAAGTTTGATACTTCGTAAAGAGTTCTGAACAGAATATATCAGATCAGCTTGAAACCTAGTTCAATGCTACGATTTTTAAGCCTTTGTGATGAGCAAGAGTGGCTCGGAGAAGTCCAGAATGGTACTGAGATGGTTGTAGCAAAGTGATGGGAAGATGTTcatgttggtcaaacaacggtccagggatcaaaccatggttccgtaagaaaatcaattataaaccaattagggtattgcacgtcCTGGTTATCCCATGAtatcccatgggtgccctattttaattttagggtatcacatggtttcccatgggaatcctggtgcatccctattagggtttctccttccctattgcgtcccataaaattaattatcacaatagggacggagaaattcgtctctagtccatcacatgacaagagggatccatcccatactcgaatgcgcagcggattaatcgattcgagtttctttcgcatcccataaatattaataatcaattaacagaaggaattaataaagaactgctaacctggtgagcctcaagtgttgctcctccaataaacagtggttcttcctccaatgagcgctccaagcaaacagatctgaacctccaatggtgctaccaaggttctacacgccaatcccagatgccctcaaactcctcagcacatatctagggtttcataaaccccaactctcaaacacaggtgagagaagcaagaagaagaagagagatcacaagagggagagagagaaaccaaaaatgtaggagagagagtgtctgctccaaaaacatggagagcttccttttctgcgttttatggtcccttatttataataatagggtttaattaaatcctagatagatttaatagagccctagtgagagtctgactctctctctcttagtctggcagttctgtttaaactcaaagtgctatacaggtgaagaagcagaatctaatagggaaagtattaattagattctttatttaattattaatggataattataattagcaccaaatccattaattaaataaaaagccaattaaattagcaaattccaaataactccctatatgataacaatttatcatatacaaccccccccactaatcaacaccatcattatggaatctagggcatgtacacatgtactgccaaaccccaatccatagtacatgtccatataagagcgtttgtgcatccgatcgggtcccgcaaaactcgataaaacactttatttgaaataactataaataatgtatcattttatgtaaaataaattttgcaaaaccatttccaaaatggtcaTGGATCcattcgatccgaccatgcatgagcatctctatcttggtgttccccaatcgggcgtggtgaccgtgttggataactccttcactcacaaagtgttcacgcattccccgaacaccggctttgactcgcttgagtctcagccaccgatgaaccaaagaatgcgatcacactttgcggtGACGGGTTCCCTCAGTcagggtatcggtgacacatgtctatcccttcctacatccggcagtaatacatgagggaatcgacaaagtagattcttcgtcaatgcacacatcaaacatgtgagcactcgcattcataccctgacatcacatgtctaggcatacccaatgcgacaaccatatgataagggtgtccagcccaaaccctagtcttgactaccattttaagtataacttacggacacataatgctcaaaaagtttatatcgcatgtgacaatattaaactaaaatgtataaatgttcaatataaaggtgaaccgggttgaaccggaccgaaccgggtttgatggacacacacttgtccaacaatctcccacttgtacatcaaagccaattccccatacattttaaacccatgccctccatgtgtttctcaaacactcctggtgacaaaccctttgtcatggcatcagactcattttcagttgtgtccactttggagatactcacgtcaccctgctggataatctctctgatgaggtgatacttccgctgcacgtgcttgttcctctgatgagccctaggctccttagcttgtgcaatggcccctctgttgtcacataacaggggaatagagcccttgacaagatcagggactacctccaaatcgataggaattttctcaccaaacaccttcttttgctttGCATCATAAGTCGCAAGGTATTCTCGTTCGGTAGTAGAATcagctgtagacttttgtttcgcactccgc
This window harbors:
- the LOC122663138 gene encoding putative transcription elongation factor SPT5 homolog 1 encodes the protein MSFGVIISVESEAFQVLKGVPERPEVVLVKSREIKSKIERKFNAQDHSKNTVSVKDIVNIVEGPCKNDSLSIFVGVRASPHVTQSPRRPPRGSPLDCFMISNSMSK